In a genomic window of Aggregatimonas sangjinii:
- a CDS encoding fasciclin domain-containing protein: MKIALGAALLLFVGTTSFAQTENIVGVAAGNENFSTLVTAVKSADLVGTLSSEGPFTVFAPTNDAFAKLPDGTVSNLLEPASEKALIGVLTYHVVAGKYDAAAVIEAIKGSNGSFAIETVQGGVILLSLEGEKVILTDAKGGRSTVVMADVPASNGVIHAIDTVVMPM; encoded by the coding sequence ATGAAAATTGCATTGGGTGCCGCACTATTATTATTTGTCGGTACAACATCTTTCGCACAGACCGAGAACATTGTAGGGGTCGCCGCAGGAAATGAAAATTTTAGTACGCTTGTAACTGCTGTTAAGTCAGCTGATTTGGTCGGAACATTGAGTTCTGAAGGGCCATTTACCGTTTTTGCCCCAACAAATGATGCTTTTGCCAAACTACCCGATGGTACGGTATCAAATCTTTTGGAGCCGGCAAGTGAAAAAGCGCTCATCGGTGTTTTAACGTACCACGTTGTAGCCGGGAAATATGACGCTGCAGCCGTTATAGAGGCCATAAAAGGAAGCAATGGTTCATTCGCAATCGAAACAGTGCAAGGTGGGGTAATCCTATTATCGCTAGAAGGCGAGAAGGTTATTTTAACGGATGCCAAAGGCGGTCGTTCTACAGTAGTAATGGCCGATGTACCCGCTAGTAATGGTGTCATTCATGCAATCGATACCGTTGTAATGCCAATGTAA